In a genomic window of Methanogenium sp. S4BF:
- a CDS encoding ATP-grasp domain-containing protein, producing the protein MKGRVLVAGFATRHVVRSVYAAGYEVCAIDHFCDQDLTWYTKEHQTFEELAELPEHITDFCSRYTFDCIVTTSGAEDMDLGRTVCGTPRDVAARFCTKTGIQQFFEEHGFPVPPLLPEGEYPAFIKPDTGAGGWRNTFAASPDDEAAWTDCWPDTPYIRQMPVEGIPCSVSCIADGTSARALSLNRQFNRGGEGERRFGFAGAVTPFQPAERESILTLAEDIAAKSGCIGSLGIDFMLTDDGIRTIEINPRFQATLDIVEMSTGANIFEMHRNAASGILPASRPGPVMTAVRSIIFADRDCVVTDDLKSLHPDIADIPWVGTEIEEGGAVLSVYGRGADEAEALAALDKTITRVYRYMSRW; encoded by the coding sequence TTGAAAGGCCGGGTTCTCGTTGCTGGGTTTGCAACCCGCCATGTGGTCAGGTCTGTGTATGCTGCGGGCTATGAGGTCTGTGCCATCGACCATTTCTGTGACCAGGACCTCACCTGGTATACAAAAGAACACCAGACCTTTGAAGAACTGGCCGAACTGCCGGAGCACATCACCGACTTCTGTTCACGCTATACCTTTGACTGCATCGTGACCACCTCCGGCGCAGAGGACATGGATCTCGGGCGCACCGTCTGCGGGACACCACGCGATGTGGCAGCACGATTCTGCACCAAGACAGGCATCCAGCAGTTCTTTGAGGAGCATGGATTTCCCGTGCCCCCCCTTCTTCCCGAAGGCGAGTATCCCGCCTTTATTAAACCGGACACCGGCGCGGGCGGCTGGCGCAATACGTTTGCGGCCTCACCGGACGACGAGGCGGCATGGACGGACTGCTGGCCGGACACCCCGTATATCCGGCAGATGCCGGTGGAAGGCATCCCCTGCAGTGTCTCGTGCATTGCTGACGGCACGTCCGCACGGGCGCTGAGCCTGAACCGCCAGTTTAACCGCGGCGGGGAAGGGGAACGCAGATTTGGATTTGCGGGAGCTGTTACACCCTTTCAGCCAGCGGAGAGGGAGAGCATTCTCACGCTCGCAGAAGATATTGCTGCAAAAAGCGGGTGTATCGGCTCACTGGGCATCGACTTCATGCTGACCGACGACGGCATCCGGACCATTGAAATCAACCCGCGCTTCCAGGCGACGCTTGACATTGTGGAGATGAGTACGGGTGCAAATATCTTTGAGATGCACCGCAACGCGGCATCCGGCATCCTTCCCGCCTCCCGGCCGGGTCCCGTGATGACTGCTGTGCGCTCCATCATCTTTGCAGACCGCGACTGTGTGGTCACAGATGACCTGAAGTCACTTCATCCGGACATTGCAGACATCCCGTGGGTCGGAACCGAGATTGAAGAGGGAGGGGCTGTTCTGAGCGTCTATGGCCGCGGTGCAGATGAGGCAGAAGCACTCGCTGCCTTGGATAAGACTATTACCAGAGTATACAGATATATGAGCAGATGGTAG
- a CDS encoding tRNA (cytidine(56)-2'-O)-methyltransferase, which yields MVSDVRVLRLGHRPERDQRVTTHVALTARALGAKGMYLAANDDGVRRSVTDVAARWGGDFFVENNAAWKKVIREWKDEGGIVVHLTMYGLRMTDAIGEIKDYEKVLVVVGAEKVPSEIYELADYNISVTTQPHSEISSLALIMDRLFDGNELNREYPDAEMQIIPSERGKRFES from the coding sequence ATGGTGTCGGATGTACGGGTCCTGCGACTGGGGCATCGCCCGGAGCGTGACCAGCGGGTAACCACCCATGTAGCACTTACCGCCCGGGCACTGGGGGCAAAAGGCATGTACCTTGCAGCAAACGATGACGGCGTGCGTAGGTCGGTGACCGATGTCGCCGCACGCTGGGGCGGCGACTTTTTTGTCGAGAATAATGCCGCATGGAAGAAGGTCATCCGGGAATGGAAGGATGAAGGCGGCATTGTCGTTCACCTGACGATGTACGGCCTGCGGATGACCGATGCCATCGGTGAAATAAAAGATTACGAAAAGGTGCTGGTAGTCGTCGGCGCAGAAAAGGTCCCTTCAGAGATCTATGAACTTGCGGACTATAACATCTCGGTCACGACACAGCCCCATTCAGAGATATCAAGCCTCGCACTCATCATGGACAGGCTCTTTGACGGAAATGAACTGAACCGCGAATATCCTGATGCGGAGATGCAGATTATCCCGTCCGAACGCGGCAAGAGGTTTGAGAGTTGA
- a CDS encoding UPF0280 family protein: MIREHFQYRTTITTILAEEEAHIEAAKTAMVDARSELEREILRDPFFGSTYEPYPTNVSSPAARRMTAASEPAGVGPMAAVAGTIAWYGVEAMQDAGAAFAVIDNGGDIALIADRNVTIGIHAGTSPFSGKLAFRVPPQDAILGICTSSATVGPSVSFGTADAVTVFSRNVSLADAWATSLCNDFTECSDDFFQARDLTGVCGICVIAGDTFCRWGTLPEIVQASVDTSLITAGI, from the coding sequence ATGATCCGTGAGCATTTCCAGTACCGGACAACCATCACCACCATCCTCGCAGAAGAGGAGGCACATATCGAAGCAGCCAAAACTGCAATGGTGGACGCCCGGAGTGAACTGGAGCGTGAAATACTCCGGGATCCTTTTTTTGGGTCAACGTATGAGCCGTACCCGACAAACGTGTCCTCTCCGGCGGCACGGCGGATGACTGCTGCATCAGAACCTGCAGGAGTCGGTCCGATGGCCGCCGTCGCAGGAACGATTGCATGGTACGGCGTGGAAGCAATGCAGGATGCGGGTGCTGCCTTTGCCGTGATCGATAACGGGGGCGACATCGCCCTCATTGCAGACCGTAATGTCACCATCGGCATTCATGCAGGCACCTCCCCCTTCTCCGGGAAACTTGCCTTTCGCGTTCCGCCGCAGGATGCCATCCTTGGCATCTGCACCTCTTCTGCGACGGTAGGGCCGTCGGTCTCATTTGGAACAGCCGATGCCGTGACCGTATTCTCCCGGAATGTGTCACTGGCAGATGCCTGGGCGACGTCCCTGTGCAACGACTTCACCGAATGCTCAGATGATTTCTTTCAGGCGCGTGACCTCACAGGGGTCTGCGGCATCTGCGTTATCGCAGGGGACACGTTCTGCCGGTGGGGCACACTTCCGGAGATCGTGCAGGCATCCGTCGACACCAGCCTGATTACCGCAGGCATATAA
- a CDS encoding 4Fe-4S binding protein: MKLLVTFSRKGVKQPLIAQTVKDTGVLINVERAFIESNEGELLIDIPDKETKIITDAMEKAGARVKQMEDSVIRDESECVNCGACISVCPQDVLSFNETWTLCIDSSKCVLCGKCVDACPHQALSLLP, from the coding sequence ATGAAACTCCTGGTCACATTCTCCCGGAAAGGCGTCAAACAGCCCCTCATAGCACAGACCGTGAAAGACACCGGTGTGCTCATCAATGTCGAACGGGCATTTATCGAGTCAAACGAGGGTGAACTCTTAATCGACATCCCTGACAAGGAAACCAAGATCATCACTGATGCGATGGAGAAGGCAGGCGCCCGCGTGAAACAGATGGAGGATTCGGTCATCAGGGACGAGTCCGAATGTGTGAACTGCGGCGCTTGTATCAGTGTCTGCCCACAGGATGTGCTCTCCTTTAATGAGACCTGGACGCTTTGCATTGACAGCTCCAAGTGTGTCCTCTGTGGCAAATGTGTGGATGCCTGCCCCCACCAGGCACTCTCACTCCTCCCATGA
- a CDS encoding homocysteine biosynthesis protein gives MEKTIDLINTRIRDGNARAVRADQMPDIVDELGVEGALREVDVVTTGTFGAMCSSGAFFNFGHSDPPIRMEKVWMNEVEAYAGIAAVDAYLGATQKSETQGISYGGAHVLEDLVAGNAVRLRAQSKGTDCYPRKTLEIELTIEDMNQATMVNPRNSYQSYVAASNTTDRTLYTYMGTLLPNAGNISYSGAGCLSPIPNDPNLRIIGSGVPIFLCGAEGMIIGEGTQASPGNGFGTLMTTGNMNDMSTNFLRAATFKGYNSTLYVGLGVPIPVLDEEVVRRTAVRDEDLKTSIADYGVPNRNRPTLREVTYAELKSGHVELDGEEVKTSSLSSYKKALEVADELKSWVESGKMQLALPTRRMNTEKTSHPMRDRARTPQVRDIMNTSLVTISEDESIQTAAKRLLRGETNHLPVLDNANRLVGIVTTFDISKAVASSGKGEKVCDIMTKRVVYTSPTEAVDVATHKLERNNISALPVVDENGKLVGILSAIDLGKLFERGWKR, from the coding sequence ATGGAAAAAACCATTGACCTCATCAACACCCGCATTCGCGATGGCAATGCCCGGGCAGTCAGGGCAGACCAGATGCCGGACATCGTTGATGAACTGGGTGTGGAGGGCGCACTCAGGGAAGTAGACGTGGTGACAACCGGCACATTTGGCGCCATGTGCTCCTCCGGTGCATTCTTTAATTTCGGCCATTCAGACCCCCCGATCCGGATGGAGAAGGTGTGGATGAACGAAGTGGAGGCATATGCAGGCATCGCGGCAGTGGACGCATACCTTGGTGCCACACAGAAATCAGAGACACAGGGCATCTCATACGGCGGCGCCCATGTACTCGAAGACCTCGTCGCAGGAAATGCAGTCCGATTACGGGCGCAGTCAAAGGGAACGGACTGTTATCCCCGGAAGACACTGGAGATTGAACTGACCATTGAAGATATGAACCAGGCCACCATGGTCAATCCACGCAACTCATATCAGTCATATGTGGCGGCCTCAAACACCACTGACCGGACTCTCTATACCTATATGGGCACCCTGCTCCCCAATGCAGGAAATATCTCCTACTCCGGTGCAGGATGCCTCTCCCCCATCCCCAATGACCCCAACCTGCGCATCATCGGCAGCGGCGTCCCGATATTTCTCTGCGGCGCCGAGGGCATGATCATCGGGGAGGGCACCCAGGCATCTCCCGGCAATGGTTTCGGCACTCTCATGACGACAGGAAATATGAATGACATGTCAACCAATTTCCTCCGGGCCGCCACATTCAAGGGATATAACAGCACGCTGTATGTCGGCCTCGGGGTCCCGATACCGGTGCTCGATGAAGAGGTGGTGCGCCGGACAGCTGTCCGAGATGAAGACCTGAAGACCTCCATCGCTGATTACGGCGTCCCAAACAGGAACCGGCCAACGCTGCGTGAAGTCACCTATGCCGAACTGAAGAGCGGCCATGTAGAGCTGGACGGAGAGGAGGTGAAGACGTCATCTCTCTCTTCGTACAAAAAAGCGCTTGAAGTCGCAGATGAGCTGAAGTCGTGGGTCGAGAGCGGAAAAATGCAGCTTGCCCTCCCCACCCGCAGGATGAACACGGAGAAAACATCACACCCGATGCGCGACCGGGCACGTACACCACAGGTCCGCGACATCATGAACACCAGTCTCGTCACCATCAGTGAAGACGAGAGCATCCAGACCGCGGCAAAACGGCTGCTCAGGGGAGAGACCAATCACCTGCCGGTGCTTGACAATGCAAACCGGCTGGTGGGCATTGTCACCACCTTCGACATCTCCAAGGCCGTGGCATCCAGTGGGAAAGGAGAAAAGGTGTGCGACATCATGACGAAACGGGTGGTATATACATCCCCGACAGAGGCAGTAGATGTCGCCACCCATAAGCTGGAGCGTAACAATATCAGTGCTCTGCCGGTTGTAGACGAAAACGGCAAACTGGTCGGAATTCTTTCGGCAATAGATCTGGGGAAACTCTTTGAACGGGGGTGGAAGCGATGA
- a CDS encoding Nif3-like dinuclear metal center hexameric protein, with protein sequence MQIADFIAMLEEIAPPELAEEFDGGRIGRIIEGHDEVNLVCCALDATLPVVRAAVAEGADMLVVHHTPIWSPLTRIGGESGQIIRTALAGGLNVYVMHTNFDHAPGGINDALADVLHLTGVEPLSLGVIGTLVHSLDEVADLLGAPLRVYGDVHVPCRLAVAGGSGFSTDLICEAEARGAEAFLSAELKHSVLRSSGISLIESTHYATEAPGMRMLAERMGWTFLEDIPVMVQTDGRQ encoded by the coding sequence ATGCAGATTGCTGATTTTATTGCAATGCTTGAAGAGATTGCACCGCCGGAGCTTGCAGAGGAGTTCGATGGTGGAAGAATCGGCCGTATTATTGAAGGGCATGATGAGGTGAATTTGGTGTGCTGTGCTCTTGATGCGACACTCCCGGTGGTCAGGGCAGCGGTCGCAGAGGGGGCCGATATGCTTGTCGTGCATCACACCCCCATATGGAGTCCCCTCACCCGTATAGGTGGAGAGTCCGGGCAGATCATCCGGACGGCCCTTGCCGGAGGGCTGAATGTGTATGTCATGCACACCAACTTTGACCATGCACCGGGCGGCATCAATGATGCACTGGCGGACGTACTCCATCTCACCGGAGTCGAGCCTCTTTCACTGGGTGTCATCGGTACCCTCGTCCATTCCCTTGATGAAGTGGCCGACCTTTTGGGTGCACCTCTCCGGGTGTACGGGGATGTACATGTGCCCTGCCGTCTTGCGGTTGCCGGAGGCTCCGGATTCTCCACCGACCTCATCTGTGAGGCAGAGGCACGGGGGGCAGAGGCCTTCCTCTCGGCTGAACTGAAACACAGTGTCCTGCGTTCGTCGGGGATATCTCTCATTGAATCCACCCATTATGCTACCGAAGCGCCGGGGATGCGGATGCTTGCAGAACGGATGGGGTGGACTTTCCTTGAGGATATTCCTGTAATGGTGCAGACTGATGGGCGGCAGTGA
- a CDS encoding SWIM zinc finger family protein: protein MGGSDAEEVTAEVCRLYGAKGEKAVLAAKNGRVIQYRDFCVVIGTTDTYVVDEDFCTCGDFTYRGLQCWHILAFRTAKALGTIALRDEWYQDLI, encoded by the coding sequence ATGGGCGGCAGTGACGCAGAAGAGGTGACAGCAGAGGTCTGCCGCCTCTATGGCGCCAAAGGTGAGAAGGCGGTTTTGGCTGCAAAAAACGGACGGGTAATACAGTACCGGGACTTTTGTGTAGTGATTGGCACCACTGACACCTATGTGGTGGATGAGGATTTCTGCACCTGTGGCGATTTCACATACCGGGGGTTGCAGTGCTGGCATATTCTTGCGTTCAGGACGGCAAAAGCGCTGGGAACGATTGCACTGCGTGACGAATGGTACCAGGATCTGATCTGA
- the alaS gene encoding alanine--tRNA ligase, which yields MLEEEYQLEYFRENGLVRKICKACGSAFWTRDPEREYCGDAPCEPYSFIDNPVFSPHTIDEMREAYLSFFEQNGHTRIGRYPVAARWRDDIYLTIASIADFQPFVTNGEVPPPANPLTISQPCIRLNDLDSVGRSGRHLTTFEMMAHHAFNTDENEIYWKDETVSLCDRFLASVGADLTRVTYKEHPWIGGGNAGPSVEVLIGGLEVATLVFMSMTKRDNGRQPVDMEGVPYYPMDLRIVDTGYGLERMVWASQGSPTVYDAVFPELISRLIESSKLTYLLKNPEFTRILALNAKYAGLMDITGSNLYEMRKTVAENIGVPYQKLQDMIAPIERIYAIADHTRCLAFMLGDCIVPSNAQEGYLARLVLRRTLRMMNEIGMEENLADLIEYQMQTIGLSSFEQEISVVREIIKNEEEKYAVTMERGGRIVQKAAKFYKDKDLPIPLDELITLYDSHGIPPEIVREIADQEGAGVDLPDNFYSLIADVHSESEDSGNAEDPYAAIRERVEAMPATKMLYYDLPQATDFDAIVLDQFDEYLVLDQTLFYPEGGGQPADVGKIVSEEGISKVDHVVKIGDVILHHITGESLKRGEHVKGAVDEERRKTMMRHHTATHVLLHAAKEVLGPHIHQAGAQKGVESSRLDIRHFRHVSEKELQRIEDAANRLVLNDIPVHIGWEDRTTAEQKYGFDLYQGGVPPGARIRIVRVAGDVQACAGTHCISTGQIGSIRIMRLEHVQDGIERLEFSAGMAAVAYNQWLEGLVDASVATLSVQRENLPSSVDRFFTEWKEQRKDIERLQKKIAELEMASIPVEEIAGVNVTIHAVSASPKEVVSMATAYANEGGVALLAGTAGDRVHIVVASGVERINAGEIVRQVCGILGGKGGGKPSLAQGSGASAEGLDEALAVGRQMIVEQLE from the coding sequence ATGCTCGAGGAAGAATATCAGCTTGAATATTTCAGAGAGAACGGCCTGGTCAGGAAAATATGCAAGGCCTGCGGTTCAGCGTTCTGGACACGGGACCCTGAGCGTGAATACTGTGGCGATGCACCGTGTGAACCTTATTCATTCATCGACAACCCTGTCTTCTCTCCTCATACCATCGACGAGATGCGTGAAGCATATCTGAGCTTTTTTGAACAGAACGGGCATACCAGAATCGGTCGCTATCCGGTTGCAGCCCGCTGGCGTGATGATATATATCTGACAATCGCATCCATTGCCGATTTTCAGCCGTTTGTGACCAATGGTGAGGTCCCTCCGCCTGCAAATCCCCTGACGATATCCCAGCCCTGTATCAGGCTCAATGATCTTGATTCGGTGGGACGCTCAGGCCGCCATCTGACCACCTTTGAGATGATGGCGCATCACGCGTTCAACACGGACGAAAATGAGATCTACTGGAAGGATGAGACCGTCAGCCTCTGTGATCGGTTTCTCGCATCGGTCGGGGCTGACCTGACCCGGGTGACCTACAAGGAGCACCCGTGGATCGGCGGCGGCAATGCCGGCCCCAGTGTGGAAGTGCTGATCGGCGGGCTTGAAGTGGCCACCCTTGTCTTTATGAGCATGACGAAGCGTGACAATGGCAGGCAGCCGGTTGACATGGAGGGCGTCCCGTATTATCCGATGGACCTCAGGATTGTTGACACCGGATATGGTCTGGAGCGTATGGTCTGGGCATCGCAGGGCAGTCCTACGGTGTATGACGCCGTCTTCCCCGAACTTATCAGCCGTCTGATAGAGTCATCAAAACTGACCTATCTCCTTAAAAACCCTGAGTTTACCCGTATTCTCGCGCTGAATGCTAAGTATGCAGGGCTCATGGATATCACCGGCTCCAATCTCTATGAGATGCGCAAAACAGTGGCAGAGAATATCGGTGTGCCGTACCAGAAACTGCAGGATATGATTGCTCCCATTGAGCGTATCTATGCGATTGCCGACCACACCCGCTGTCTTGCCTTTATGCTCGGCGACTGTATTGTGCCGTCCAATGCACAGGAAGGCTACCTCGCCCGTCTGGTGCTCAGGCGGACCCTGCGGATGATGAATGAGATTGGCATGGAGGAAAACCTCGCTGACCTCATTGAATACCAGATGCAGACCATCGGCCTCAGCTCCTTTGAACAGGAGATCAGTGTTGTGCGGGAGATCATCAAAAATGAGGAGGAGAAATATGCCGTCACGATGGAGCGCGGCGGCAGAATCGTCCAGAAGGCCGCGAAATTCTATAAAGATAAGGACCTGCCCATTCCTCTTGATGAACTGATTACGCTCTATGACTCCCATGGCATCCCGCCCGAGATTGTGCGTGAAATCGCAGATCAGGAAGGCGCAGGCGTGGACCTGCCGGATAATTTCTATTCCCTGATAGCCGATGTGCATTCGGAATCTGAGGATTCCGGGAATGCGGAAGATCCGTATGCGGCAATCCGGGAGAGAGTGGAGGCGATGCCTGCCACGAAGATGCTGTATTATGATCTCCCGCAGGCGACCGATTTTGATGCAATCGTGCTTGATCAGTTTGATGAGTATCTGGTGCTTGACCAGACGCTCTTCTACCCGGAGGGTGGTGGCCAGCCGGCAGATGTCGGTAAAATTGTCTCGGAAGAGGGTATCAGCAAGGTTGACCACGTGGTAAAGATCGGGGATGTCATCTTGCATCATATCACCGGTGAATCCCTCAAACGCGGAGAGCATGTCAAGGGCGCTGTTGATGAGGAACGCCGGAAGACGATGATGCGGCACCACACCGCAACCCATGTCCTGCTGCATGCCGCTAAAGAGGTGCTTGGCCCGCATATCCATCAGGCCGGCGCCCAGAAAGGAGTCGAGAGTTCACGCCTTGACATCCGGCATTTCCGTCACGTCAGCGAAAAGGAACTCCAGCGTATCGAGGATGCCGCAAACCGGCTGGTGTTAAACGACATTCCGGTCCACATCGGATGGGAGGACCGGACCACAGCGGAGCAGAAATACGGGTTTGATCTGTACCAGGGCGGTGTGCCGCCGGGTGCCCGCATTCGTATTGTCCGTGTGGCAGGCGATGTGCAGGCCTGTGCCGGCACCCACTGCATCAGCACCGGCCAGATTGGATCCATACGGATTATGCGTCTGGAGCATGTGCAGGATGGTATTGAACGCCTTGAGTTCTCTGCAGGTATGGCTGCTGTTGCCTACAACCAGTGGCTGGAAGGGCTGGTGGATGCATCGGTTGCGACCCTGAGTGTTCAGCGTGAGAATCTCCCCTCATCGGTTGACCGGTTCTTCACCGAGTGGAAGGAGCAGAGGAAGGACATCGAGCGCCTGCAGAAGAAGATCGCCGAACTGGAGATGGCCAGTATTCCGGTGGAAGAGATTGCGGGTGTGAATGTCACGATTCATGCGGTTAGCGCCTCACCCAAAGAAGTTGTCTCGATGGCAACCGCGTATGCAAATGAAGGAGGCGTTGCCCTTCTCGCAGGCACTGCCGGGGATCGGGTCCATATTGTCGTCGCATCCGGTGTCGAAAGAATAAACGCCGGTGAAATTGTGCGCCAGGTATGCGGCATACTTGGTGGAAAAGGAGGTGGGAAACCATCTCTTGCACAGGGAAGCGGTGCCTCGGCAGAGGGCCTTGATGAGGCACTTGCCGTCGGGCGCCAAATGATTGTTGAGCAGCTGGAATGA
- a CDS encoding helix-turn-helix domain-containing protein translates to MTEEGVLVLEPGDERAKKIGKAMASETASDLLSALSEDELTLSELSERLGQPITTLKYQIENLLDAGLVDIVRTRYSEKGRVVKVYGVRQQVVIMSPGKANLRDLLLKYTSLFALIICATLVLLALAPTFTFLSGDGQISGAGIASDDARALVTTFSAEEAEAGANAQKDGSVSTPAPVPAPVAAQMAKGYTPPQIAPNILAVTFFTGGFVVIFLMLLLELMAMYRRQ, encoded by the coding sequence ATGACCGAAGAGGGTGTGCTTGTCCTTGAGCCCGGCGATGAACGGGCAAAGAAGATCGGAAAGGCCATGGCCAGTGAGACGGCAAGTGATCTCCTGTCTGCTCTTTCCGAAGATGAGCTCACGCTCTCGGAGTTGTCTGAACGTCTCGGCCAGCCGATAACGACCCTGAAATACCAGATCGAAAACCTGCTGGATGCGGGGCTTGTTGATATTGTGCGCACCCGCTACAGTGAGAAAGGCCGGGTGGTAAAGGTCTATGGTGTGCGCCAGCAGGTCGTCATCATGTCTCCCGGAAAGGCAAATCTCCGGGATTTGCTGCTGAAATATACGTCTCTGTTTGCCCTGATAATCTGTGCGACGCTCGTGCTGCTTGCGCTGGCGCCGACATTCACCTTCCTGTCCGGCGACGGGCAGATATCAGGGGCGGGAATCGCTTCCGATGATGCACGGGCACTGGTGACAACATTCTCTGCAGAAGAGGCGGAAGCAGGGGCAAATGCGCAAAAAGACGGTTCTGTCTCCACTCCGGCACCGGTCCCGGCCCCCGTGGCGGCACAGATGGCAAAGGGGTATACGCCCCCGCAGATTGCACCGAATATCCTTGCGGTGACCTTTTTCACCGGCGGGTTTGTGGTCATTTTCCTCATGCTCCTCCTTGAACTGATGGCGATGTACCGCAGACAGTGA
- the hisH gene encoding imidazole glycerol phosphate synthase subunit HisH, giving the protein MTTKVAILDYGVGNLRSVSRGMEKAGATPVITKDIALMTECDGVVLPGVGAFSEGMEKLGILREALCQYAQDRPVLGICLGMQMLLERSTEFGLHEGLGLVPGEVLPFEKTPGMKIPHMGWNTIHIEQPSPLFDGIPEESYVYFVHSFYAKTGPEHTLTTTDYICRFASSIWNGNVYGVQFHPEKSGDTGLAILKNFIGLL; this is encoded by the coding sequence ATGACGACGAAAGTAGCTATACTTGATTACGGAGTAGGGAACCTCCGGAGTGTAAGCCGCGGGATGGAAAAGGCCGGGGCCACACCGGTAATTACAAAGGATATCGCTCTCATGACGGAATGTGACGGTGTTGTCCTCCCCGGAGTGGGCGCCTTTTCCGAAGGGATGGAAAAGCTGGGGATTCTTCGTGAAGCACTCTGCCAGTATGCCCAGGACCGGCCGGTCTTAGGCATATGCCTCGGGATGCAGATGCTTCTTGAACGCAGCACGGAATTCGGCCTGCATGAAGGGCTGGGGCTCGTCCCCGGAGAGGTCCTCCCCTTTGAGAAGACCCCTGGCATGAAAATTCCCCACATGGGATGGAATACCATCCACATTGAACAGCCCTCCCCTCTTTTTGACGGCATCCCGGAGGAGAGCTACGTCTATTTTGTTCACTCATTCTACGCAAAGACCGGCCCCGAGCACACCCTCACCACCACAGACTATATCTGCAGGTTTGCATCCTCAATCTGGAACGGGAATGTCTATGGTGTTCAGTTTCACCCGGAGAAGAGCGGCGACACCGGGCTTGCCATCCTGAAAAATTTCATTGGCCTGCTCTGA
- a CDS encoding phosphoadenosine phosphosulfate reductase family protein, with the protein MRLSYLGKNHLHWCDTCGTPVLGKKCSCDTPTREVALTPPGDIRPAFDDDITHINQVYRDHFGADLIPEGHVAILNKVPDIDRMEEIIMGGAVVGAIRFYPDEERWEAMPRPAAALYMTPAMRYVVVDPGAETSIRTKGASVLAPGLISIEEHVEAGDEVFIMIPDGRCIGVGRAKVSAEEAQTMERGTIARTRKIKPVACVPAEKTWEDTLTANERILAGIEDEAVTFVRRTMETNPLPANVSYSGGKDSLATLLVVMKAAGKLPLLFADTGLEFRETYENVQKVADHYGLEVLRTETASRFWEVMEREGPPAVDARWCCKVCKLQPIKELIEETWGECLSFIGQRKYESYKRMKSPRVWRSHNIPSQLSASPIQHWTALHVWLYIFRENAPYNILYSRRIDRIGCFMCPSSDWATFRLIMQDYPEEWQRWEDALNQYKEEHDLPDIWVEKALWRKRGDNEDDDESSYT; encoded by the coding sequence ATGCGCCTATCATATCTTGGCAAAAATCATCTTCACTGGTGTGACACCTGCGGTACACCTGTACTGGGTAAAAAATGCAGCTGTGACACACCGACCCGGGAGGTGGCGCTCACCCCTCCAGGCGACATCAGGCCGGCGTTTGATGACGACATCACCCACATCAATCAGGTATACCGTGACCATTTTGGTGCAGACCTGATACCCGAAGGGCATGTCGCTATTCTCAACAAAGTACCGGATATTGACCGGATGGAAGAGATCATCATGGGCGGCGCCGTCGTTGGCGCCATCCGCTTTTATCCGGATGAGGAGCGGTGGGAGGCCATGCCCCGCCCTGCCGCTGCTCTCTACATGACTCCCGCCATGCGGTATGTCGTGGTTGACCCGGGTGCGGAAACCTCTATCCGGACCAAAGGGGCGTCTGTCCTCGCACCCGGTCTCATCAGCATCGAAGAGCACGTCGAAGCAGGTGACGAGGTATTCATCATGATACCGGACGGGCGCTGCATCGGTGTCGGCAGGGCGAAGGTCTCTGCTGAAGAGGCACAGACGATGGAACGCGGCACCATCGCACGGACACGCAAGATTAAACCGGTCGCCTGTGTCCCGGCGGAGAAGACATGGGAAGACACACTCACCGCCAATGAGCGGATCCTCGCCGGTATCGAGGATGAGGCAGTCACCTTTGTCCGGCGTACGATGGAGACGAATCCTCTGCCGGCAAATGTGTCCTACTCCGGCGGAAAAGACAGCCTTGCAACACTTCTGGTCGTCATGAAGGCCGCAGGGAAGCTCCCCCTCCTCTTTGCCGATACCGGTCTTGAATTCAGGGAAACCTACGAGAACGTGCAGAAGGTGGCAGACCACTATGGCCTTGAGGTCCTTCGGACAGAGACCGCTTCACGCTTCTGGGAGGTAATGGAACGCGAGGGGCCGCCAGCAGTCGATGCACGGTGGTGCTGCAAAGTCTGCAAACTCCAGCCCATAAAGGAGCTTATTGAAGAGACATGGGGAGAATGCCTCTCATTTATCGGGCAGCGGAAATACGAGTCCTATAAACGGATGAAGAGCCCGCGTGTCTGGAGGAGCCACAATATTCCATCGCAGCTTTCCGCATCACCCATTCAGCACTGGACGGCACTGCATGTCTGGCTCTATATCTTCCGCGAGAATGCGCCGTATAATATCCTGTATTCACGCAGAATAGACCGTATCGGGTGCTTTATGTGCCCGTCATCCGACTGGGCGACCTTCCGCCTCATCATGCAGGATTACCCGGAGGAATGGCAGCGGTGGGAAGACGCACTGAATCAATACAAAGAAGAGCATGACCTTCCAGATATCTGGGTGGAGAAGGCTCTCTGGCGCAAGCGGGGAGACAACGAGGATGACGACGAAAGTAGCTATACTTGA